Part of the Anopheles gambiae chromosome 3, idAnoGambNW_F1_1, whole genome shotgun sequence genome is shown below.
CTTTTTCAGCGAAAAGCGACCTGCACGATCCGATCTCATCGTACTGGTAGCGCACAATGATGACCCAACCGACCagatgtttgtgttctttccgGACGAACCCAAGATTGGCATCAAAACGATCAAAACGTACTGTACCCGCATGCAGGAGGAAAACATCCACCGCGCTATCGTCGTCGTGCAAGCCGGTATGACCCCATCAGCAAAGCAGTCGCTCGTCGATATGGCACCGAAATACATTCTGGAGCAGTTTCTCGAATCCGAGCTGCTGATCAACATAACCGAGCACGAGCTTGTCCCGGAGCACGTCGTAATGACGCCGGAGGAAAAGCAGGAGCTGCTCGCTCGTTACAAACTGAAGGAAAACATGCTGATGAGGATACAGGCCGGCGATCCGGTCGCACGATACTTTGGACTGAAGCGTGGCCAGGTGGTGAAAATTATTCGACCCTCGGAAACCGCCGGTCGCTACATTTCCTACCGTCTGGTGTGCTGAAATAGATTCGCTAATAAATTGTTCCGTTTCCGTCCTCCCGGGTGGCGGAAGAATTCACAAACTACattgatatgtgtgtgtgtgtttttttacatattaatgttttatttaacacGTTCGCCGGTAGATGCATCAGGGAAACCTTGTCAGCacacgatgtttttttttataccgaCGACGGACAGGACGTGCAGGCTTATTCCGAAGGAATTTCGATGGCACCGCTCGAGATGTCATCGATCACATCGTGAGGGGAGCGCCCATCAATGGTGCAGCCAACGCTCTGTGCAGTTCCTAGCACTTCCTTGCACGTTCCGGCCAACTCACGGGCCATGGATCGCGGTCGCATGACGCGAGCAATGTTGATCACTTCGTCGAAGGTGATGTTGCCATTATGCTTAACTGTAGCACaaacgagaagaaaaaaaaaacaaacaaacaggcaCGGAACACGCCGAGCACAAGTTTCTGCATTAATACCACATCACGGCGGGCGTTGGGAGGGGAGATTTTCACTCTTCTCTTCCACATGATACGTACTGTTCTTCACCTTCTTGCGGTCCCGCGGCGGTTCCTTCAGGGCTTTCACAATCAGGGAAGCGGCAGAAGGAACAACCGAAATGGCAGCCTGTCGGTTCTGGATCGTCAGACACACGGTAA
Proteins encoded:
- the LOC1279497 gene encoding large ribosomal subunit protein uL11 yields the protein MPPKFDPNEVKHVYLRCVGGEVGATSSLAPKIGPLGLSPKKIGDDIAKATGDWKGLKITVCLTIQNRQAAISVVPSAASLIVKALKEPPRDRKKVKNIKHNGNITFDEVINIARVMRPRSMARELAGTCKEVLGTAQSVGCTIDGRSPHDVIDDISSGAIEIPSE
- the LOC1279496 gene encoding DNA-directed RNA polymerases I, II, and III subunit RPABC1; this encodes MDDDAETYKLWRIRKTVMQLSHDRGYLVTQDELDQTLEQFKEQFGDKPSEKRPARSDLIVLVAHNDDPTDQMFVFFPDEPKIGIKTIKTYCTRMQEENIHRAIVVVQAGMTPSAKQSLVDMAPKYILEQFLESELLINITEHELVPEHVVMTPEEKQELLARYKLKENMLMRIQAGDPVARYFGLKRGQVVKIIRPSETAGRYISYRLVC